The Polyangium spumosum genome includes a window with the following:
- a CDS encoding tetratricopeptide repeat protein — protein MSVEKIRVALGVLQSDPENEAAWNDLAEAVTAPDTSTNDVERLLGLARAKQEERREWGAVAKLLELEISFASGTPVEPPMQAELARIYNEELLDADKARAAYQRLIELRPSDEAAAEALESDATKRERWSEIVDRYVAESENADGPAFKSSLLASAADVALRYGHAEARDRIDELVGLALALDPKNGRATRLLERASAKVADWDGVARALSFTLREGTAKEERIAAGLKLGRVAAEKLDDKARARDAFAQVLDLQPGQPEALAFLADHFTSNEQWDELVALYEDQLKGGGVKPGEELGVLIQIGMVHWRMRNQPQAAEAYFDRVRRADPTHAGMLSFFREHLLAKGDKARLYAILTDAQRALPDGADKRAIASELAKLAESTENAHKAIDQYKNILRTDPDNRDARDALKRLYMQTEGYNALVELYRQELERTPQTDVEARIQVLRDIASVYRDRAKNDAALVTVLTQIVQLDERDIDAVRELTRVYETLGRWRDLLSYQQKLAELSPSDVEKADLYRAVARRWVDQFSNVQNAVGAYESLLAVAPGDEEAESRLKELYLKRRSWAQLYALYEAQLPRTEDAARVELLGEMAKLAAERLDRGADAIAHYKQILELDASAPGVLDALEKQAERDKDFATVAEVLERRVDAATDDAGRLNALQKLGAVYAERLKDPVAAARTWRRVLVLSPGHARALRVLRESYVASGDWDGLEELYASQNDWEGLVEFLSGAADKASDPNVKLDISFRAARIYEDQLGAPERAVRSYERVLSVSPTDARAAAALVPIYEKEEKWARLPALYEILLGATQDVEEQVSMLRKLAAVTGGPLADKNKALGYARRAYELDASEDGLSLLEAWSRAASSWGPFVEAVEARLKRDEEIDGATRRALKLRLAEVYARELGKVDEAAATYRELVEADPTDDETIRELDALLRANEKKDDLRWLFQLRADQVEGEERAEILEEWATLEEEVFGDNAQAILLLRKVVEVTPSRGEALRALSRLLIAAGEAAAGAEVVARHRDVSEGDQRGQCEVELATLYLEKLERPQDAFDAAVRALEILPHESDAVSILARLLDKPETRAQAAQVLSIEYAETGDARREAHAIKVLLETETDTATRLALFLKLADVNEEKLRAVGTALDVVLGALNEFSSELTVWDRASELSARAGRPTDLAEAYRTHLVAARNVEGSKKLPDDVEIELCERAAMLHDEQLGDPEGAMPYLDRVLAVDPTNERAFSRLKQILTNAERWSELEALYDKAAQGTPDQSTRIELLNDVAVIAEEIMGDAAKAIRYYERILTLDALYEPALDALQKLYEREGRWKDLAALLERRLETATDEEAADIKLSLGRIYLDRLHEPALSLEHLEHVLEQRQGDAEARQLVERLLEVGSLRLRAARVLEVVYEARDEVRQLVRVLEIRREGAAEEHERRELLRRVSTLRDERLRDDPGAFATLSELVPLEPDDAIVRERFVDIGRRLAEHEKMAAVLTAAADACSTPPTQGEILMVVAEIYADMLADQDRAEKVYQRVLSIDASDPNLVIPAAQALAGIYTSKGKHEALAEVLGIEVRLEEDLEKRRNLYRRIGEVYESVLEAPDKAIGAWRARLSDDPEDLEALSALERLYERTGEWRELVSILEARQTLSNDEHERKRTMVRAAETLASKLDDVSGAISGWRNVSDEFGPEPATLSALEALYEKAERWSDLADTLDVHLSLASELEERLDLFARLGDVRRLHQSDLPGALDAYRQALVLDPANARCRSALEALLEDPEARRDAAETLHPLYEADGDSDKLLRVLEIEVETADSTGERLSNLESALRTAEGPLGDTGRAFGYAVRGVRESAGEPEVAQWIETVERLATATGRWAELSELYRSVVDGILDGDVQQDVRLRVGELARTKLDDKALAVEWYKNALDARSDDRRAMVALEELYGEANDAPNLLEILRQRVDNAEDDVEKKRLLFRQAELQRDALQDPTGAIETYEALLDVELNPKAIDALEKLYKDSKRWEDLIKLYERQLDGAVGAPAELRVKIAKVAHERLEDVSRAFDELAEALVIDSAHVGAVGELEALLEASENPEHRARAGEMLEPVYLRRADWARVKMALDARLAASEDPSERRELLTRLATLHEEQLEDYKAALETVAKLLHEDLGDESVWHELERLAKVASVERRLAEIYSAELSEITVDDGQSAKLCRRTGEIYADLGDVPSALKWYRRAHEFEPESRELFSAIDGLLVKERRHEERVELYRASLDYRYDKERLDALHTIARLERIELKQPEKSIETYRAALDVDESDARTLDALTELYAELGRDQDLADLYLRRAESAANGEEGAPYRLALARLLRDKIKDTSAAIDQLEAIVSDVPWHQEAIKELEALTRDDEHKARVVEILRPLYERSDDWRLLVKLNEDRYHLATEVHEKVAVLRETAQLWETRGNDRSLAFRSMRAAFALDPEDGETRAELERLATMLGAWERLCESYEQGIEKTTDDVVKRELLLAVAKVYDGKVDDPRRALGAYRRLSELDPSERDPLEAIDMLSMLLSDWQTLIQVLEKKSELASDDENAAIWRRIAETKLQMLDDEEGAIKAYERALELDPESTVTVDALIPLYEPRDAAQRLVELYARRVELAGSGEADLRYDLNVRAAERYEKSLDDRREAINALNQALDARPSDAPVLASLERLYRAEKMWDELLDNLKLQASLAEGRDARVKLRTAIGDLYATELASPQDALEHYRLVLDDDATNDHAIKAIRAIGEGREELRLDAADALEPVLRAASRWEELVGVLEMRLKAQTEGIDRARTLRSIAIVEDEKLGKPLAAEGALLRALEDTPDDPELHAEIERLTERSEGFGRYCDALSQRAAATFDAVIAKDLWLRVGRIAEDKLKDDRRSVEAYAKAVEQAGDEPALLEALDRLYSRLGDNKALADVLERRVAAISDEREQANFYHRLATIQIDAFGEKSQGLATLKQALERAPDHAPSRAALEKLTDERSLFEEAAEALESVYKSQGDHAALAKLFEKRIAFVETPAERVRLRLDLAKVLEDRGGDPKAAQAALEAALADDPADVDVLAELERLAPITGGWASAADALEKAVSEKSDLSTDAARDLWMRLAEWRKDKLADNAAAERALEQALKHDPTSETILRNIEGLQRAAGRERDLVGTLRRLAALDGLGHLASDLRREAKGLAEGVLADAELTEAILREMIKADDSDLWALAELTKVREKAEDHKEVFELIVRRIELRADANLIRDLRHQAADVARNKLGDDKSAIELYSQAFEDEPSDAKASDALRELYTKAGKHKELLDVLSRLVDLAESPATRATLRLESAKICIEKLDSTSEAMEHLRAILDEERTHEQATLLLSQLLEKTGRDDELAELLNTQIDLAKERGDLSAELVYSVRLGEVFENRLNNVPKAIETYKAVLERDASHKGALLSLARLYEKKGDKAEAAKALETVLTSASGEEAVKTSLRLADLYTALKDEAAVRRVLEAGLKADERAADIRKKLHALYEKQQAWAELADLVKGDAEAATEPGQKVQLYRKAAEIHLGKRSDPGAAADLLVKASELAPSDRELLLALCDAYSASGRGKQAAEVLQKIVESYGGRRSKELATIHHRLAKAYLADGDKEKALADLDIAFKIDPGSVVILRDLGVLSLELGESMEEKAARDAHFERAQKTFRALLLQKLDENSPITKAAAFYYIGRILHAQGDDKKAIQQLDRSVDADKNFAPAKELLAKLKK, from the coding sequence ATGAGCGTTGAGAAAATTCGCGTGGCCCTCGGGGTCCTGCAGTCCGATCCCGAGAACGAGGCGGCCTGGAACGATCTCGCGGAGGCAGTGACGGCCCCCGACACGTCGACGAACGACGTGGAGCGTCTCCTGGGGCTCGCGCGGGCCAAGCAAGAGGAGCGGAGAGAATGGGGCGCGGTCGCCAAGCTCCTCGAGCTGGAGATCTCGTTCGCCTCGGGGACGCCCGTCGAGCCGCCGATGCAGGCGGAGCTGGCGCGCATCTACAACGAGGAGCTCCTCGACGCCGACAAGGCGCGAGCAGCCTACCAGCGGTTGATCGAGCTCCGGCCGAGCGACGAGGCCGCTGCCGAGGCGCTGGAGAGCGACGCGACGAAGCGCGAGCGGTGGAGCGAGATCGTCGACCGCTACGTGGCCGAGTCGGAGAACGCCGACGGTCCCGCCTTCAAGAGCTCGCTCCTGGCGAGCGCGGCGGACGTGGCGCTCCGGTACGGGCACGCGGAGGCGCGTGATCGGATCGACGAGCTCGTCGGCCTCGCGCTCGCGCTCGACCCGAAGAACGGCCGCGCGACGCGGCTGCTCGAGCGCGCGAGCGCGAAGGTCGCCGACTGGGACGGCGTGGCGCGGGCGCTCTCGTTCACGCTGCGCGAAGGCACGGCGAAGGAGGAGCGGATCGCGGCGGGGCTGAAGCTCGGCCGCGTCGCGGCGGAGAAGCTCGACGACAAGGCCCGCGCCCGCGACGCCTTCGCGCAGGTGCTCGACCTGCAGCCGGGTCAGCCCGAAGCGCTCGCGTTCCTCGCCGACCACTTCACCTCGAACGAGCAATGGGACGAGCTCGTCGCGCTCTACGAGGATCAGCTCAAGGGCGGCGGCGTGAAGCCGGGCGAGGAGCTCGGCGTGCTCATCCAGATCGGCATGGTGCACTGGCGGATGCGCAACCAGCCGCAGGCGGCGGAGGCGTACTTCGACCGCGTGCGTCGCGCCGATCCCACGCACGCGGGCATGCTGTCGTTCTTCCGCGAGCACCTGCTCGCCAAGGGCGACAAGGCGCGGCTCTACGCGATCCTCACGGATGCCCAGCGCGCGCTGCCCGACGGAGCCGACAAACGCGCCATCGCCTCGGAGCTCGCCAAGCTCGCCGAGTCGACCGAGAACGCGCACAAGGCGATCGATCAGTACAAGAACATCCTGCGCACCGACCCGGACAACCGCGACGCGCGCGACGCCCTGAAGCGGCTCTACATGCAGACGGAGGGCTACAACGCCCTCGTGGAGCTCTACCGGCAGGAGCTCGAGCGCACGCCGCAGACGGACGTCGAGGCGCGCATCCAGGTGCTGCGCGACATCGCCTCGGTCTACCGCGACCGCGCGAAGAACGACGCCGCGCTCGTGACGGTGCTGACGCAGATCGTCCAGCTCGACGAGCGGGACATCGACGCGGTGCGTGAGCTGACGCGCGTCTACGAGACGCTCGGTCGGTGGCGCGACCTGCTCTCGTACCAGCAGAAGCTCGCCGAGCTCTCCCCGAGCGACGTGGAGAAGGCGGACCTCTACCGCGCGGTGGCGCGTCGCTGGGTCGATCAGTTCTCGAACGTCCAGAACGCGGTCGGGGCCTACGAGTCGCTGCTCGCGGTGGCGCCGGGCGACGAGGAGGCCGAGTCGCGGCTGAAGGAGCTCTACCTGAAGCGGCGCTCGTGGGCGCAGCTCTACGCGCTCTACGAGGCGCAGCTCCCGAGGACGGAGGACGCGGCGCGCGTCGAGCTGCTCGGCGAGATGGCGAAGCTCGCGGCCGAGCGCCTCGATCGCGGCGCGGACGCGATCGCGCACTACAAGCAGATCCTGGAGCTCGACGCCTCGGCGCCGGGCGTGCTCGACGCGCTGGAGAAGCAGGCCGAGCGCGACAAGGATTTCGCGACGGTGGCCGAGGTGCTCGAGCGGCGCGTGGACGCGGCGACGGACGACGCCGGCAGGCTGAACGCGCTGCAGAAGCTCGGCGCGGTGTACGCGGAGCGGCTGAAGGATCCGGTGGCGGCGGCGCGCACGTGGCGGCGCGTGCTCGTGCTCTCGCCGGGGCACGCGCGCGCGCTCCGCGTGTTGCGCGAGTCGTACGTGGCGTCGGGCGACTGGGACGGGCTCGAGGAGCTCTACGCGTCGCAGAACGACTGGGAGGGGCTCGTCGAGTTCCTCTCGGGCGCCGCGGACAAGGCGAGTGATCCGAACGTCAAGCTCGACATCTCCTTCCGCGCGGCGCGGATCTACGAGGATCAGCTCGGCGCGCCGGAGCGGGCCGTGCGTTCGTACGAGCGCGTGCTCAGCGTCTCGCCGACGGACGCGCGCGCGGCGGCGGCGCTCGTGCCGATCTACGAGAAGGAAGAGAAGTGGGCGCGGCTGCCCGCGCTCTACGAGATCCTGCTCGGCGCCACGCAAGACGTGGAGGAGCAGGTCTCGATGCTGCGCAAGCTCGCCGCGGTGACGGGCGGGCCACTCGCGGACAAGAACAAGGCGCTCGGGTACGCGCGGCGCGCCTACGAGCTCGACGCGAGCGAGGACGGGCTGTCGCTCCTCGAAGCGTGGTCGCGCGCGGCGAGCTCGTGGGGTCCGTTCGTCGAGGCCGTCGAGGCGCGGCTCAAGCGCGACGAGGAGATCGACGGCGCGACGCGGCGGGCGCTGAAGCTGCGGCTCGCGGAGGTGTACGCGCGCGAGCTCGGCAAGGTGGACGAGGCGGCGGCGACGTACCGCGAGCTCGTCGAGGCGGATCCGACCGACGACGAGACGATCCGCGAGCTCGACGCGCTCCTCCGCGCGAACGAGAAGAAGGACGACCTGCGCTGGCTCTTCCAGCTCCGCGCCGATCAGGTCGAAGGCGAGGAGCGCGCCGAGATCCTCGAGGAGTGGGCGACGCTCGAAGAGGAGGTCTTCGGCGACAACGCGCAGGCGATCCTGCTCCTGCGCAAGGTCGTGGAGGTGACGCCTTCGCGCGGCGAGGCGCTGCGCGCGCTCTCGCGCCTGCTCATCGCGGCGGGCGAGGCGGCGGCGGGCGCCGAGGTCGTGGCGCGTCACCGCGACGTGTCCGAGGGTGATCAGCGCGGGCAATGCGAGGTCGAGCTCGCCACGCTCTACCTGGAGAAGCTCGAGCGGCCGCAGGACGCGTTCGACGCGGCGGTGCGGGCGCTGGAGATCCTCCCGCACGAGTCGGACGCCGTGAGCATCCTCGCGCGCCTGCTCGACAAGCCGGAGACGCGCGCGCAGGCGGCGCAGGTCCTGTCGATCGAGTACGCCGAGACGGGCGACGCGCGCCGCGAGGCGCACGCGATCAAGGTGCTGCTGGAGACGGAGACGGACACGGCGACGCGGCTCGCGCTCTTCCTCAAGCTCGCGGACGTCAACGAGGAGAAGCTCCGCGCGGTGGGCACGGCGCTCGACGTCGTGCTCGGCGCGCTGAACGAGTTCTCGAGCGAGCTCACGGTCTGGGACCGCGCCTCCGAGCTCTCCGCGCGGGCCGGCCGGCCGACGGATCTCGCCGAGGCGTACCGCACGCACCTCGTGGCGGCGCGGAACGTGGAGGGCAGCAAGAAGCTGCCCGACGACGTGGAGATCGAGCTCTGCGAGCGCGCGGCGATGCTCCACGACGAGCAGCTCGGCGATCCCGAGGGCGCGATGCCCTACCTCGATCGCGTGCTCGCGGTGGACCCGACGAACGAGCGCGCGTTCTCGCGCCTGAAGCAGATCCTGACCAACGCGGAGCGCTGGAGCGAGCTCGAAGCGCTCTACGACAAGGCCGCGCAAGGCACGCCGGATCAATCGACGCGGATCGAGCTGCTCAACGACGTCGCCGTGATCGCCGAGGAGATCATGGGCGACGCGGCGAAGGCGATTCGCTACTACGAGCGCATCCTCACGCTCGACGCGCTCTACGAGCCGGCGCTCGACGCGCTGCAGAAGCTCTACGAGCGCGAAGGTCGGTGGAAGGACCTCGCGGCGCTGCTCGAGAGAAGGCTCGAGACCGCGACCGACGAGGAGGCGGCCGACATCAAGCTGAGCCTCGGGCGGATCTACCTCGATCGCCTGCACGAGCCGGCGCTCTCGCTCGAACACCTCGAGCACGTGCTGGAGCAGAGGCAGGGTGACGCGGAGGCGCGCCAGCTCGTCGAGCGCCTGCTCGAGGTGGGCAGCCTGCGCCTGCGCGCCGCGCGCGTGCTGGAGGTCGTGTACGAGGCGCGCGACGAGGTGCGTCAGCTCGTGCGGGTGCTGGAGATCCGGCGCGAGGGCGCGGCGGAGGAGCACGAGCGTCGGGAGCTCTTGCGCCGCGTGAGCACGCTGCGCGACGAGCGGCTGCGCGACGACCCGGGCGCGTTCGCCACCCTGAGCGAGCTCGTCCCGCTCGAGCCCGACGACGCGATCGTCCGCGAGCGCTTCGTGGACATCGGACGAAGGCTCGCCGAGCACGAGAAGATGGCCGCTGTCCTCACGGCGGCCGCGGACGCGTGCAGCACGCCGCCGACCCAGGGCGAGATCCTGATGGTCGTCGCGGAGATCTACGCGGACATGCTGGCCGACCAGGATCGGGCCGAGAAGGTCTACCAGCGCGTGCTCTCGATCGACGCGAGTGATCCGAACCTGGTGATCCCCGCGGCCCAGGCGCTCGCGGGCATCTACACGAGCAAGGGCAAGCACGAGGCGCTCGCCGAGGTGCTCGGCATCGAGGTGCGCCTCGAAGAGGACCTCGAGAAGCGCAGGAACCTCTACCGGCGCATCGGCGAGGTGTACGAGTCGGTGCTCGAGGCGCCCGACAAGGCGATCGGCGCCTGGCGCGCGCGGCTCTCGGACGATCCGGAGGACCTCGAAGCGCTCTCCGCGCTCGAGCGCCTCTACGAGCGCACGGGCGAGTGGCGCGAGCTCGTCTCCATCCTGGAGGCGCGGCAGACGCTCTCGAACGACGAGCACGAGCGCAAGCGGACGATGGTGCGCGCGGCCGAGACGCTCGCGAGCAAGCTCGACGACGTGTCCGGCGCGATCAGCGGCTGGCGCAACGTCTCCGACGAGTTCGGCCCCGAGCCGGCCACGCTCTCGGCGCTCGAAGCGCTCTACGAGAAGGCCGAGCGGTGGTCGGATCTCGCTGACACCCTCGACGTGCACCTCTCGCTCGCGAGCGAGCTCGAAGAGCGGCTCGACCTGTTCGCGCGGCTCGGCGACGTGCGGCGCCTGCACCAGAGTGATCTGCCGGGCGCGCTCGACGCGTATCGGCAGGCGCTCGTCCTCGATCCGGCGAACGCGCGCTGCAGGAGCGCGCTCGAGGCGCTGCTCGAGGATCCCGAGGCGCGGCGTGATGCCGCCGAGACGCTGCACCCGCTCTACGAGGCCGACGGCGACAGCGACAAGCTGCTCCGCGTCCTCGAGATCGAGGTGGAGACGGCGGACAGCACGGGCGAGCGGCTCTCGAACCTCGAGAGCGCGCTGCGCACGGCGGAGGGTCCGCTCGGCGACACGGGCCGGGCCTTCGGTTATGCGGTGCGCGGCGTGCGTGAGTCCGCGGGTGAACCCGAGGTCGCGCAGTGGATCGAGACCGTCGAGCGCCTCGCGACGGCGACGGGCCGGTGGGCGGAGCTCTCGGAGCTCTACCGCTCGGTCGTGGACGGGATCCTCGACGGCGACGTGCAGCAGGACGTGCGGCTGCGCGTCGGCGAGCTCGCCCGGACCAAGCTCGACGACAAGGCGCTCGCGGTCGAGTGGTACAAGAACGCGCTCGACGCGAGGAGCGACGATCGCCGCGCGATGGTGGCCCTCGAAGAGCTCTACGGCGAGGCGAACGACGCGCCGAACCTCCTCGAGATCCTCAGGCAGCGCGTGGACAACGCCGAGGACGACGTCGAGAAGAAGCGCCTCCTCTTCCGCCAGGCGGAGCTGCAGCGCGACGCGCTCCAGGATCCGACCGGCGCGATCGAGACGTACGAGGCGCTGCTCGACGTCGAGCTCAACCCGAAGGCGATCGACGCGCTCGAGAAGCTCTACAAGGACTCGAAGCGCTGGGAGGACCTCATCAAGCTCTACGAGCGTCAGCTCGACGGAGCGGTGGGGGCGCCGGCCGAGCTCCGCGTGAAGATCGCGAAGGTCGCGCACGAGCGGCTGGAGGACGTGTCCCGCGCGTTCGACGAGCTCGCCGAGGCGCTCGTGATCGACTCGGCGCACGTGGGCGCGGTGGGCGAGCTCGAGGCGTTGCTCGAGGCGTCGGAGAACCCGGAGCACCGGGCGCGCGCGGGCGAGATGCTGGAGCCGGTCTACCTCCGCCGCGCCGACTGGGCGCGCGTGAAGATGGCCCTCGACGCGCGGCTCGCGGCGAGCGAGGACCCGTCGGAGCGGCGCGAGCTGCTCACGCGCCTGGCGACGCTGCACGAGGAGCAGCTCGAGGACTACAAGGCCGCCCTCGAGACGGTGGCGAAGCTCCTGCACGAGGACCTCGGCGACGAGAGCGTGTGGCACGAGCTCGAGCGCCTCGCGAAGGTGGCGAGCGTGGAGCGGCGGCTCGCCGAGATCTACTCGGCCGAGCTCTCCGAGATCACGGTCGACGACGGCCAGAGCGCCAAGCTCTGCCGTCGCACGGGCGAGATCTACGCGGACCTCGGCGACGTCCCGAGCGCGCTCAAGTGGTACCGGCGCGCCCACGAGTTCGAGCCGGAGTCGCGCGAGCTCTTCTCGGCGATCGACGGCCTGCTCGTGAAGGAGCGGAGGCACGAGGAGCGCGTCGAGCTCTATCGCGCGTCGCTCGACTACCGCTACGACAAGGAGCGCCTCGACGCGCTGCACACGATCGCGCGCCTCGAGCGGATCGAGCTCAAGCAGCCCGAGAAGTCGATCGAGACCTACCGCGCGGCCCTCGACGTCGACGAGTCCGACGCGCGCACGCTCGACGCGCTGACCGAGCTCTACGCGGAGCTCGGGCGCGATCAGGACCTCGCCGACCTCTACCTCCGGCGCGCCGAGTCCGCGGCGAACGGCGAGGAGGGCGCTCCCTACCGCCTGGCGCTGGCGCGGCTGCTCCGCGACAAGATCAAGGACACCTCGGCGGCGATCGATCAGCTCGAGGCGATCGTCTCCGACGTGCCCTGGCACCAGGAGGCCATCAAGGAGCTCGAGGCCCTCACGCGCGACGACGAGCACAAGGCGCGCGTCGTGGAGATCCTCCGTCCGCTCTACGAGCGCAGCGACGACTGGCGCTTGCTCGTGAAGCTGAACGAGGATCGCTACCACCTGGCGACCGAGGTGCACGAGAAGGTCGCCGTGCTGCGCGAGACCGCGCAGCTCTGGGAGACACGCGGCAACGACAGGAGCCTCGCCTTCCGCTCGATGCGCGCGGCCTTCGCCCTCGACCCCGAGGACGGGGAGACGCGGGCCGAGCTCGAGCGCCTCGCCACCATGCTGGGCGCCTGGGAGCGGCTCTGCGAGAGCTACGAGCAGGGCATCGAGAAGACGACGGACGACGTGGTCAAGCGCGAGCTCTTGCTCGCCGTGGCCAAGGTCTACGACGGGAAGGTCGACGATCCGCGGCGCGCCCTCGGCGCCTACCGCCGGCTCAGCGAGCTCGATCCGAGCGAGCGTGATCCGCTCGAGGCGATCGACATGCTGTCGATGCTGCTCAGCGATTGGCAGACGTTGATCCAGGTCCTCGAGAAGAAGAGCGAGCTCGCCTCCGACGACGAGAACGCGGCCATCTGGCGGCGCATCGCCGAGACGAAGCTGCAGATGCTCGACGACGAGGAGGGCGCCATCAAGGCGTACGAGCGCGCCCTCGAGCTCGATCCGGAGAGCACGGTCACGGTCGACGCGCTCATCCCGCTGTACGAGCCGCGCGACGCGGCCCAGCGGCTCGTCGAGCTCTACGCGCGTCGCGTCGAGCTCGCGGGCTCGGGCGAGGCCGACCTCCGGTACGACCTCAACGTCCGCGCGGCCGAGCGTTACGAGAAGTCCCTCGACGACCGTCGAGAGGCGATCAACGCGCTCAACCAGGCGCTCGACGCGCGTCCGTCGGACGCCCCGGTCCTCGCCTCGCTCGAGCGGCTCTACCGCGCCGAGAAGATGTGGGACGAGCTGCTCGACAACCTGAAGCTGCAAGCCAGCCTCGCGGAAGGCCGTGATGCGCGCGTGAAGCTCAGGACGGCGATCGGCGACCTCTACGCGACCGAGCTCGCGAGCCCGCAGGACGCGCTCGAGCACTACCGCCTGGTGCTCGACGACGACGCGACGAACGATCACGCGATCAAGGCGATCCGCGCGATCGGCGAGGGTCGCGAGGAGCTCCGCCTCGACGCGGCCGACGCGCTCGAGCCCGTGCTCCGCGCGGCCTCGCGCTGGGAGGAGCTCGTCGGCGTCCTCGAGATGCGCCTCAAGGCGCAGACCGAGGGCATCGACCGCGCCCGCACGCTCCGCTCGATCGCGATCGTCGAGGACGAGAAGCTCGGAAAGCCGCTGGCCGCCGAGGGCGCGCTTCTCCGCGCGCTCGAGGACACGCCGGACGATCCCGAGCTCCACGCCGAGATCGAGCGGCTCACCGAGCGCTCCGAGGGCTTCGGCCGGTACTGCGACGCCCTCTCGCAGCGCGCGGCGGCGACGTTCGACGCGGTCATCGCGAAGGACCTCTGGCTGCGCGTCGGCCGCATCGCCGAGGACAAACTCAAGGACGATCGGCGCAGCGTCGAGGCGTACGCGAAGGCGGTCGAGCAGGCCGGCGACGAGCCCGCGCTGCTCGAAGCCCTCGACCGGCTCTACTCGCGGCTCGGGGACAACAAGGCGCTCGCCGACGTCCTCGAGCGTCGCGTCGCCGCGATCTCCGACGAGCGCGAGCAGGCGAATTTCTACCACCGGCTCGCCACGATCCAGATCGACGCGTTCGGCGAGAAGTCACAGGGCCTCGCGACGCTCAAGCAGGCCCTCGAGCGGGCGCCCGATCACGCGCCTTCGCGCGCGGCGCTGGAGAAGCTCACCGACGAGCGGTCGCTCTTCGAGGAGGCCGCCGAGGCCCTCGAGAGCGTCTACAAGTCGCAGGGTGATCACGCGGCGCTCGCGAAGCTCTTCGAGAAGCGCATCGCGTTCGTCGAGACGCCCGCCGAGCGCGTGCGTCTCCGGCTCGACCTCGCCAAGGTCCTCGAGGATCGCGGCGGCGATCCGAAGGCGGCGCAGGCCGCGCTCGAAGCCGCGCTCGCCGACGATCCGGCCGACGTCGACGTGCTCGCCGAGCTCGAGCGCCTCGCCCCGATCACGGGCGGGTGGGCGAGCGCCGCGGACGCGCTGGAGAAGGCCGTGTCCGAGAAGAGCGACCTCTCGACGGACGCGGCGCGCGACCTGTGGATGCGCCTCGCCGAGTGGCGCAAGGACAAGCTCGCCGACAACGCCGCTGCCGAACGCGCGCTCGAACAGGCGCTGAAGCACGACCCGACGAGCGAGACGATCCTGCGCAACATCGAGGGCCTGCAGCGCGCCGCTGGCCGCGAGCGTGACCTCGTGGGCACGCTCCGCCGCCTCGCCGCGCTCGACGGCCTCGGCCACCTCGCCTCCGACCTGCGCCGCGAGGCGAAGGGCCTGGCCGAGGGCGTGCTCGCGGACGCCGAGCTCACCGAGGCGATCCTCCGCGAGATGATCAAGGCCGACGACAGCGACCTCTGGGCGCTCGCCGAGCTCACGAAGGTCCGCGAGAAGGCGGAGGATCACAAGGAGGTCTTCGAGCTGATCGTGCGTCGCATCGAGCTGCGCGCGGACGCCAACCTGATCCGCGACCTGCGTCATCAGGCCGCCGACGTCGCGCGGAACAAGCTCGGTGACGACAAGAGCGCGATCGAGCTCTACAGCCAGGCGTTCGAGGACGAGCCGAGCGACGCGAAGGCCTCCGACGCGCTGCGCGAGCTCTACACGAAGGCCGGCAAGCACAAGGAGCTGCTCGACGTCCTCTCGCGCCTCGTCGACCTCGCGGAGTCGCCGGCGACCCGCGCCACGCTCCGCCTGGAGAGCGCGAAGATCTGCATCGAGAAGCTCGACTCCACGAGCGAGGCGATGGAGCACCTGCGCGCGATCCTCGACGAGGAGCGCACGCACGAGCAGGCCACGCTCCTCCTCTCGCAGCTCCTCGAGAAGACGGGCCGCGACGACGAGCTGGCCGAGCTCCTCAACACGCAGATCGACCTCGCCAAGGAGCGCGGCGATCTCTCCGCGGAGCTCGTCTACAGCGTGCGCCTCGGCGAGGTCTTCGAGAACCGGCTGAACAACGTCCCGAAGGCGATCGAGACGTACAAGGCCGTGCTCGAGCGCGACGCGAGCCACAAGGGCGCGCTGCTCTCGCTCGCGCGCCTCTACGAGAAGAAGGGCGACAAGGCCGAGGCGGCCAAGGCGCTCGAGACGGTCCTCACCTCCGCCAGCGGCGAAGAGGCCGTCAAGACGTCGCTCCGCCTCGCGGATCTGTACACGGCGCTCAAGGACGAGGCGGCGGTCCGTCGTGTCCTCGAAGCCGGCCTGAAGGCCGACGAGCGCGCCGCGGACATCCGCAAGAAGCTGCACGCGCTCTACGAGAAGCAGCAGGCGTGGGCCGAGCTCGCCGACCTCGTGAAGGGCGACGCCGAGGCCGCGACCGAGCCCGGTCAGAAGGTGCAGCTCTACCGCAAGGCCGCGGAGATCCACCTCGGCAAGCGGAGCGATCCGGGCGCCGCGGCGGACCTGCTCGTCAAGGCCTCGGAGCTCGCGCCGAGCGATCGCGAGCTGCTCCTCGCGCTCTGCGACGCCTACAGCGCCTCGGGCCGCGGCAAGCAGGCCGCGGAGGTGCTGCAGAAGATCGTCGAGTCCTACGGGGGTCGCCGCTCGAAGGAGCTCGCGACGATCCATCACCGGCTCGCCAAGGCGTACCTCGCCGACGGCGACAAGGAGAAGGCGCTCGCGGACCTCGACATCGCCTTCAAGATCGACCCGGGCTCGGTCGTGATCCTCCGTGACCTCGGCGTGCTCTCGCTCGAGCTCGGCGAGTCCATGGAGGAGAAGGCGGCGCGCGACGCGCACTTCGAGCGCGCGCAGAAGACCTTCCGCGCGCTGCTCCTGCAGAAGCTCGACGAGAACTCGCCGATCACGAAGGCCGCGGCCTTCTACTACATCGGCCGGATCCTCCACGCGCAGGGCGACGACAAGAAGGCGATCCAGCAGCTCGACCGCTCGGTCGACGCCGACAAGAACTTCGCCCCCGCGAAGGAGCTGCTCGCCAAGCTGAAGAAGTGA